A window of Garra rufa chromosome 16, GarRuf1.0, whole genome shotgun sequence contains these coding sequences:
- the tlr1 gene encoding toll-like receptor 1, whose translation MKPWGWWLVSLYVTCFHPSLILAIKRIIVNYSNQNLSSVPTGLKPSTEDLDLSLNSIQTLSAKDFVTTPQLHFLNLSWNILEKIDTDTFNSTPALEILDLSHNRLQDLSDQLYLLKTGRLQFLDLSSNLFSIMALGREFSTLKCLQWLGLSAKSISNQDFTYISNLTLKTLFINAHGLQVYAENSLTSVHAEKAIIALSKTDLDIAIAVDVFAAFKEVEFTMVDSGMKVVQQIHRRGILRTVSLEISKVETTWHALTNCLNTILQSSIQQLSFSDLTLTKMEDGMPLSMSRVLDSFSTTRASVTDFIFDQKELYDFLINMPARNVSLTQTPIIFMTCPWDVSKIEVLDLSDCALTENVFSIDPDTECSTLINLVKLVLRGNNLKHLGPLTSRIHHMDSLQHIDLSQNKLSYSEEQGKCVWPPTVVQLDLSSNGFDQSVFKCLPDSLRILNLRNNRVTTVPEDVQVLDDLKVLDLTDNRLLDLPTCQAFPNLQKLSVRSNSLHSPLPGALETCPHLKDLDLSRNPFICTCALHKFATLINDKATRPRGETPGLTLGHWPAGYRCSYPESWSNTLLEDFYLPEISCNAWILAITILIPTITLIVVVSLICNRLDVPWYLKMIWKWTRAKHNAISSQRRSEDLEGLRFHAFVSYSQKNADWVKSQFIPKLEGDYCLRVCHHERDFIPGKTIVQNILRCIEQSRTCVFVLSSHFVQSEWCHYELYFANHQRVTRGMDSIILILLEPLPSYLIPSKYYQLKSMMSRRTYLEWPPEGAKQKLFWANLRAALQADLPVTSEREDD comes from the coding sequence ATGAAGCCATGGGGCTGGTGGCTGGTGTCTCTTTATGTCACGTGTTTCCACCCGTCTCTAATTCTGGCCATTAAGCGGATCATAGTGAACTACTCAAACCAGAACTTGTCCTCAGTTCCCACTGGGCTCAAACCGTCTACGGAGGACTTGGATCTGTCGCTAAATAGCATCCAGACGCTGAGCGCCAAAGACTTTGTCACAACACCACAACTCCACTTCCTCAATCTGTCCTGGAATATACTGGAGAAAATAGACACAGATACATTTAACTCTACTCCAGCTTTGGAGATCTTGGACCTGTCGCACAACAGACTCCAGGACCTCTCAGACCAACTGTACCTGCTTAAGACGGGACGTCTGCAGTTTTTAGACTTGTCGTCCAACTTGTTTTCCATCATGGCACTAGGAAGAGAGTTTTCCACCTTAAAATGCCTGCAGTGGTTAGGCCTGAGTGCCAAATCGATCAGCAACCAAGACTTTACTTACATCTCCAATCTAACCCTAAAAACGCTCTTCATTAATGCACACGGGTTACAGGTGTATGCCGAGAACAGCCTTACAAGTGTACATGCAGAGAAGGCCATCATTGCCTTGTCCAAGACTGACCTTGATATTGCAATCGCAGTTGATGTTTTTGCAGCATTTAAAGAGGTCGAATTCACAATGGTGGACAGCGGGATGAAGGTCGTCCAGCAGATACACCGTCGAGGAATCCTACGCACCGTTAGCTTGGAAATCTCCAAAGTGGAAACAACTTGGCATGCTCTAACAAACTGTCTAAACACAATACTGCAGTCGTCGATTCAACAGCTTTCATTCTCAGACCTCACGCTGACAAAAATGGAAGACGGCATGCCGTTGTCCATGAGCCGAGTGTTGGATTCCTTTTCTACAACACGAGCATCTGTAACCGATTTCATCTTCGATCAAAAAGAGCTCTACGACTTCTTGATAAACATGCCAGCAAGAAACGTCAGTTTAACCCAAACACCCATCATCTTCATGACTTGTCCTTGGGATGTTAGCAAAATCGAGGTGTTGGACTTGTCCGATTGCGCCCTTACGGAAAACGTCTTCTCGATTGATCCGGATACTGAATGTAGTACGCTGATCAACCTGGTCAAGCTGGTTCTGAGAGGCAACAACTTAAAACATCTGGGACCATTGACCTCAAGAATCCATCACATGGATTCACTTCAACACATCGACCTCAGTCAGAACAAACTTTCCTATTCTGAGGAGCAAGGCAAGTGCGTTTGGCCTCCTACAGTTGTCCAGCTGGATTTGTCTTCGAACGGGTTCGACCAGAGCGTCTTCAAGTGTTTGCCAGATTCACTAAGAATCCTAAACCTTCGGAATAACCGAGTGACCACAGTTCCTGAGGATGTTCAGGTTTTGGATGACTTGAAGGTCCTTGACCTTACAGACAACCGTTTGCTAGATCTTCCCACCTGTCAAGCATTTCCAAACCTGCAGAAGCTCTCAGTAAGATCCAACTCTCTTCATTCGCCTTTGCCAGGAGCCCTTGAGACTTGTCCGCATCTAAAAGATCTGGACTTGAGTCGCAATCCCTTCATCTGCACGTGTGCTTTGCATAAATTCGCCACTCTTATCAATGACAAAGCAACACGTCCGAGAGGAGAAACTCCTGGTTTGACTCTCGGCCATTGGCCGGCAGGATACCGATGCAGTTACCCAGAATCCTGGAGCAACACCTTACTGGAAGACTTCTACCTTCCTGAGATCTCCTGCAATGCTTGGATCCTGGCTATTACTATTCTGATCCCGACAATTACTTTAATAGTCGTCGTTAGCCTTATTTGCAATCGTCTGGACGTGCCATGGTACCTCAAGATGATCTGGAAATGGACGCGAGCCAAGCACAACGCAATAAGCTCCCAAAGGAGATCAGAAGACTTGGAAGGGTTGCGCTTTCACGCATTCGTATCGTACAGCCAAAAGAACGCAGACTGGGTCAAATCACAATTTATTCCCAAGCTCGAAGGCGACTACTGCTTGCGAGTGTGCCACCACGAGCGGGACTTCATCCCGGGAAAGACGATCGTCCAGAACATCCTCCGATGCATCGAGCAAAGCCGGACATGTGTCTTTGTGCTCTCCTCTCATTTCGTCCAGAGCGAATGGTGCCACTACGAACTCTACTTCGCCAATCACCAGCGGGTGACGCGAGGGATGGATAGCATCATTCTCATTCTGCTGGAACCTCTGCCGTCGTATCTCATTCCCTCCAAGTACTACCAGCTCAAGTCTATGATGTCCAGACGCACCTACCTAGAGTGGCCACCAGAGGGAGCCAAGCAGAAACTCTTCTGGGCAAATCTCAGAGCAGCTCTGCAGGCTGACCTTCCCGTTACGTCAGAGAGAGAAGATGATTAG